From Corvus cornix cornix isolate S_Up_H32 chromosome 17, ASM73873v5, whole genome shotgun sequence, the proteins below share one genomic window:
- the GFI1B gene encoding zinc finger protein Gfi-1b isoform X1 produces the protein MGSYSPSHRGLPAVCLCFIPESEWKMPRSFLVKSKKAHTYHQHRCVEDDLPVLTWGPVTSPFPATGDRTAEDIKKQDLECVVPRQEKDPPELKEESVPVQYLSRMLPGPSAQEMAMPGLQIKDCTNTASTPTFYKAGFSWDAFHVPYSYQQMSSSMQSALLEHPVSLYGSHLLPSTEPPLDYSLHYSSDMETFHCVKCNKVFSTPHGLEVHVRRSHSGTRPFACEVCGKTFGHAVSLEQHTNIHSQERSFECKMCGKTFKRSSTLSTHLLIHSDTRPYPCQYCGKRFHQKSDMKKHTYIHTGEKPHKCQVCGKAFSQSSNLITHSRKHTGFKPFSCELCAKGFQRKVDLRRHRETQHSLK, from the exons ATGGGAAGTTACTCCCCAAGCCACAGAGGTTTAcctgctgtgtgtctgtgtttcatCCCAGAAAGTGAATGGAAGATGCCACGTTCCTTTTTGGTGAAGAGCAAAAAAGCTCACACCTATCACCAGCACCGCTGTGTGGAAGATGACCTGCCAGTACTCACGTGGGGTCCGGtcacctctcccttccctg CCACAGGAGACAGGACAGCGGAGGACATCAAGAAACAGGACCTGGAATGTGTGGTTCCAAGACAAGAGAAGGACCCACctgaactgaaagaagaaagtgtccctgtccagTACCTGAGCAGGATGCTGCCAGGCCCTTCGGCTCAAG AGATGGCCATGCCAGGGCTGCAGATCAAGGACTGCACTAACACAGCGAGCACCCCAACCTTCTACAAAGCTGGCTTTTCCTGGGATGCTTTCCATGTGCCATACAGCTACCAGCAGATGTCTTCCAGCATGCagtcagctctcctggagcacCCCGTGAGCCTGTATGGGAGCCACCTCCTGCCAAGCACTGAGCCCCCCCTGGATTACAGCCTGCATTATTCCTCGGACATGGAGACCTTCCACTGCGTGAAGTGCAACAAG GTGTTCTCCACTCCCCACGGACTGGAGGTCCATGTCCGAAGGTCTCACAGCGGGACCCGTCCTTTTGCTTGTGAAGTGTGTGGCAAAACCTTTGGGCACGCTGtgagcctggagcagcacacCAACATTCACTCCCAG GAAAGAAGCTTTGAGTGCAAGATGTGCGGGAAGACATTCAAACGTTCCTCCACCCTCTCCACTCACCTCCTGATCCACTCGGACACACGGCCCTATCCCTGCCAGTACTGCGGGAAGCGCTTCCACCAGAAGTCGGACATGAAGAAGCACACGTACATCCACACAg gggAGAAGCCCCACAAATGCCAGGTGTGTGGCAAAGCCTTCAGCCAGAGCTCCAACCTGATCACCCACAGCCGCAAACACACCGGCTTCAAACCCTTCAGCTGCGAGCTCTGTGCCAAGGGCTTCCAGCGCAAGGTGGATCTCCGGAGGCACCGAGAGACCCAGCACAGCCTCAAGTGA
- the LOC120410899 gene encoding LOW QUALITY PROTEIN: bile salt-activated lipase-like (The sequence of the model RefSeq protein was modified relative to this genomic sequence to represent the inferred CDS: inserted 1 base in 1 codon; deleted 3 bases in 3 codons), whose protein sequence is MARWHILALALCSYLGVAWAATLGVVLTEGGFVEGESKKLGLFGSYVDIFRGIPFAAPPKRLEDPQPHPGWDGTLEAKTFKKRCMQMKLTQTDVRGSEDCLYLNIWIPQGGERVFSTKLPVMVFIYGGAFLVGGSQGANFLDNYLYDGXEIAVRGNVIVVTVNYRLGPLGFLSTGDENLPGNYGLKDQHMAIAWVKRNIKAFGGDPDNITIFGESAGAVSVSLQTLSPKNKGLFKRAISQSGVGVCSWAIQRDPLFWAKKLGGKVGCSTDNTTILANCLRSSDPKTLTLAYHLQLTNLPMPLVHTLALTPVVDGDFLPDMPEKLFANAADIDYLAGVNNMDGHIFAGVDLPAINRPLVKITAEQVYDLIKGLTVDRGEAGANATYNIYTQSWGDKPSQEVMKKTVVDLVTDYIFLIPTQWALNLHLQNAQSGKTYSYVFSQPSRMPVYPSWVGADHADDLQYVFGKPFATPLGYLPKHRTVSKAMIAYWTNFARSGDPNKGHSDVPVSWPAYSNKGKYYLDINNEMNKNSVKQDLRSRFVTFWNSVYRQLPQVANISQSELMF, encoded by the exons ATGGCTCGCTGGCATATCCTGGCCTTGGCCCTGTGCTCCTACCTTGGGGTAGCCTGGGCTGCGACT CTGGGGGTGGTGCTCACCGAGGGAGGATTTGTGGAAGGCGAGAGTAAGAAACTGGGACTCTTTGGGAGCTACGTCGACATCTTCAGAGGGATTCCCTTTGCTGCCCCTCCAAAGAGACTGGAAGATCCCCAACCACATCCAGGCTGGGATG GAACGTTGGAagcaaaaacattcaaaaagCGCTGTATGCAAATGAAGCTGACACAGACTGATGTCCGCGGGAGTGAGGACTGTCTGTACCTGAACATCTGGATCCCTCAAGGAGGAGAGAGAGTAT TCTCTACCAAGCTGCCCGTGATGGTTTTTATCTACGGTGGCGCCTTCCTAGTCGGAGGCAGCCAGGGA GCCAATTTCCTGGACAACTACCTGTACGATG AGGAGATCGCAGTGCGGGGCAACGTCATCGTGGTGACCGTCAACTACCGCCTGGGGCCGCTGGGCTTCCTGAGCACCGGCGATGAAAACCTGCCAG GGAACTACGGGCTCAAGGACCAGCACATGGCCATTGCCTGGGTGAAG AGGAACATCAAGGCCTTTGGGGGTGACCCAGACAACATCACCATCTTT GGGGAATCGGCCGGTGCCGTCAGCGTCTCCCTGCAG ACGCTGTCTCCGAAGAACAAGGGCCTGTTCAAGAGAGCCATCAGCCAGAGTGGGGTTGGGGTGTGCAGCTgggccatccagagggacccgCTCTTCTGGGCTAAAAAG CTTGGAGGAAAGGTGGGCTGCTCCACAGACAACACCACCATCTTGGCCAACTGCCTGCGCAGCTCTGATCCCAAAACTTTGACACTGGCCTACCACCTGCAGCTGACCAACCTGCCCA tgcccCTGGTGCACACCCTTGCCCTCACTCCTGTCGTCGATGGGGATTTCCTCCCAGACATGCCAGAGAAGCTCTTTGCCAACGCTGCCGACATCGACTACCTGGCCGGGGTCAATAACATGGATGGGCACATCTTTGCCGGCGTGGATTTACCCGCCATCAACCGCCCGCTGGTGAAAATCACTGC GGAGCAGGTGTATGATTTGATCAAAGGCCTCACCGTGGACAGGGGCGAGGCCGGAGCCAACGCCACCTACAACATctacacacagagctggggtgACAAACCCAGTCAGGAGGTCATGAAGAAGACAGTGGTGGACCTGGTCACTGACTACATCTTCCTGATTCCCACACAGTGGGCACTGAACCTGCACCTGCAGAATGCCCA GAGTGGCAAGACCTACAGCTACGTGTTCTCCCAGCCGTCCCGCATGCCTGTCTACCCCAGCTGGGTCGGGGCAGACCATGCTGATGACCTGCAGTACGTGTTTGGGAAGCCCTTTGCCACCCCCCTGGGCTACCTGCCCAAGCACAGGACCGTCTCAAAGGCCATGATTGCTTACTGGACCAATTTTGCCAGGAGCGG TGATCCCAACAAAGGCCATTCGGACGTGCCCGTTTCCTGGCCAGCCTACAGCAACAAGGGCAAGTACTACCTGGATATCAACAACGAGATGAACAAAAACTCTGTGAAGCAGGACCTGAGATCCCGGTTTGTGACCTTCTGGAACTCGGTCTATCGGCAGCTGCCGCAGGTCGCCAACATCTCCCAGTCGGAGTTAATGTTCTAA
- the LOC104688324 gene encoding bile salt-activated lipase isoform X2 translates to MARWHILALALCSYLGVAWAATLGVVLTEGGFVEGESKKLGLFGSYVDIFRGIPFAAPPKTLEDPQPHPGWDGTLEAKTFKKRCMQMKLTQTDVRGSEDCLYLNIWIPQGRREISTKLPVMVFIYGGAFLVGGSQGANFLDNYLYDGEEIAVRGNVIVVTVNYRLGPLGFLSTGDENLPGNYGLKDQHMAIAWVKRNIKAFGGDPDNITIFGESAGAVSVSLQTLSPKNKGLFKRAISQSGVGVCSWAIQRDPLFWAKKLGEKVGCSTDNTAILANCLRSSDPKTLTLAYHLQLTNLPMPLVHTLALTPVVDGDFLPDMPEKLFANAADIDYLAGVNNMDGHIFAGVDLPAINRPLVKITAEQVYDLIKGLTVDRGEAGANATYNIYTQSWGDKPSQEVMKKTVVDLVTDYIFLIPTQWALNLHLQNAQSGKTYSYVFSQPSRMPVYPSWVGADHADDLQYVFGKPFATPLGYLPKHRTVSKAMIAYWTNFARSGDPNKGHSDVPVSWPAYSNKGKYYLDINNEMNKNSVKQDLRSEYVSFWNSVYRQLPQVANISQSELMF, encoded by the exons ATGGCTCGCTGGCACATCCTGGCCTTGGCCCTGTGCTCCTACCTTGGGGTAGCCTGGGCTGCGACT CTGGGGGTGGTGCTCACCGAGGGAGGATTTGTGGAAGGCGAGAGTAAGAAACTGGGACTCTTTGGAAGCTATGTCGACATCTTCAGAGGGATTCCCTTTGCTGCCCCTCCAAAGACTCTGGAAGATCCCCAACCACATCCTGGCTGGGATG GAACGTTGGAagcaaaaacattcaaaaagCGCTGTATGCAAATGAAGCTGACACAGACTGATGTCCGCGGGAGTGAGGACTGTCTGTACCTGAACATCTGGATCCCTCAAGGGAGGAGAGAGA TCTCTACCAAGCTGCCCGTGATGGTTTTTATCTACGGTGGCGCCTTCCTAGTCGGAGGCAGCCAGGGAGCCAATTTCCTGGACAACTACCTGTACGATGGGGAGGAGATCGCAGTGCGGGGCAACGTCATCGTGGTGACCGTCAACTACCGCCTGGGGCCGCTGGGCTTCCTGAGCACCGGCGATGAAAACCTGCCAG GGAACTACGGGCTCAAGGACCAGCACATGGCCATTGCCTGGGTGAAGAGGAACATCAAGGCCTTTGGGGGTGACCCAGACAACATCACCATCTTTGGGGAATCGGCCGGTGCCGTCAGCGTCTCCCTGCAG ACGCTGTCTCCGAAGAACAAGGGCCTGTTCAAGAGAGCCATCAGCCAGAGTGGGGTTGGGGTGTGCAGCTgggccatccagagggacccgCTCTTCTGGGCTAAAAAG CTTGGAGAAAAGGTGGGCTGCTCCACAGACAACACAGCCATCTTGGCCAACTGCCTGCGCAGCTCTGATCCCAAAACTTTGACACTGGCCTACCACCTGCAGCTGACCAACCTGCCCA tgcccCTGGTGCACACCCTTGCCCTCACTCCTGTTGTCGATGGGGATTTCCTCCCAGACATGCCAGAGAAGCTCTTTGCCAACGCTGCCGACATCGACTACCTGGCCGGGGTCAATAACATGGATGGGCACATCTTTGCCGGCGTGGATTTACCCGCCATCAACCGCCCGCTGGTGAAAATCACTGC GGAGCAGGTGTATGATTTGATCAAAGGCCTCACCGTGGACAGGGGCGAGGCCGGAGCCAACGCCACCTACAACATctacacacagagctggggtgACAAACCCAGTCAGGAGGTCATGAAGAAGACAGTGGTGGACCTGGTCACTGACTACATCTTCCTGATTCCCACACAGTGGGCACTGAACCTGCACCTGCAGAATGCCCA GAGTGGCAAGACCTACAGCTACGTGTTCTCCCAGCCGTCCCGCATGCCTGTCTACCCCAGCTGGGTCGGGGCAGACCATGCTGATGACCTGCAGTACGTGTTTGGGAAGCCCTTTGCCACCCCCCTGGGCTACCTGCCCAAGCACAGGACCGTCTCAAAGGCCATGATTGCTTACTGGACCAATTTTGCCAGGAGCGG TGATCCCAACAAAGGCCATTCGGACGTGCCCGTTTCCTGGCCAGCCTACAGCAACAAGGGCAAGTACTACCTGGATATCAACAACGAGATGAACAAAAACTCTGTGAAGCAGGACCTGAGATCTGAGTATGTTTCCTTCTGGAACTCGGTCTATCGGCAGCTGCCGCAGGTCGCCAACATCTCCCAGTCGGAGTTAATGTTCTGA
- the LOC104688324 gene encoding bile salt-activated lipase isoform X1, producing the protein MARWHILALALCSYLGVAWAATLGVVLTEGGFVEGESKKLGLFGSYVDIFRGIPFAAPPKTLEDPQPHPGWDGKMQLLNAFGLGFYFCSPLFNLVHMGNSTAHYSDWSQRLGRLCCLCSGLREERMGGQTCCNQRMELMPLTGTCCLPFLLSGTLEAKTFKKRCMQMKLTQTDVRGSEDCLYLNIWIPQGRREISTKLPVMVFIYGGAFLVGGSQGANFLDNYLYDGEEIAVRGNVIVVTVNYRLGPLGFLSTGDENLPGNYGLKDQHMAIAWVKRNIKAFGGDPDNITIFGESAGAVSVSLQTLSPKNKGLFKRAISQSGVGVCSWAIQRDPLFWAKKLGEKVGCSTDNTAILANCLRSSDPKTLTLAYHLQLTNLPMPLVHTLALTPVVDGDFLPDMPEKLFANAADIDYLAGVNNMDGHIFAGVDLPAINRPLVKITAEQVYDLIKGLTVDRGEAGANATYNIYTQSWGDKPSQEVMKKTVVDLVTDYIFLIPTQWALNLHLQNAQSGKTYSYVFSQPSRMPVYPSWVGADHADDLQYVFGKPFATPLGYLPKHRTVSKAMIAYWTNFARSGDPNKGHSDVPVSWPAYSNKGKYYLDINNEMNKNSVKQDLRSEYVSFWNSVYRQLPQVANISQSELMF; encoded by the exons ATGGCTCGCTGGCACATCCTGGCCTTGGCCCTGTGCTCCTACCTTGGGGTAGCCTGGGCTGCGACT CTGGGGGTGGTGCTCACCGAGGGAGGATTTGTGGAAGGCGAGAGTAAGAAACTGGGACTCTTTGGAAGCTATGTCGACATCTTCAGAGGGATTCCCTTTGCTGCCCCTCCAAAGACTCTGGAAGATCCCCAACCACATCCTGGCTGGGATGGTAAGATGCAGCTTTTGAATGcctttggtttggggttttatttttgctccCCTCTCTTTAATCTGGTACATATGGGAAACAGTACAGCACATTACTCAGACTGGTCACAAAGGCTGGGGCGgctttgctgcctctgctctggaCTCAGAGAGGAAAGGATGGGTGGACAGACATGTTGCAACCAGAGAATGGAGCTGATGCCCTTGACTGGGACATGCtgtcttccctttctcctctcagGAACGTTGGAagcaaaaacattcaaaaagCGCTGTATGCAAATGAAGCTGACACAGACTGATGTCCGCGGGAGTGAGGACTGTCTGTACCTGAACATCTGGATCCCTCAAGGGAGGAGAGAGA TCTCTACCAAGCTGCCCGTGATGGTTTTTATCTACGGTGGCGCCTTCCTAGTCGGAGGCAGCCAGGGAGCCAATTTCCTGGACAACTACCTGTACGATGGGGAGGAGATCGCAGTGCGGGGCAACGTCATCGTGGTGACCGTCAACTACCGCCTGGGGCCGCTGGGCTTCCTGAGCACCGGCGATGAAAACCTGCCAG GGAACTACGGGCTCAAGGACCAGCACATGGCCATTGCCTGGGTGAAGAGGAACATCAAGGCCTTTGGGGGTGACCCAGACAACATCACCATCTTTGGGGAATCGGCCGGTGCCGTCAGCGTCTCCCTGCAG ACGCTGTCTCCGAAGAACAAGGGCCTGTTCAAGAGAGCCATCAGCCAGAGTGGGGTTGGGGTGTGCAGCTgggccatccagagggacccgCTCTTCTGGGCTAAAAAG CTTGGAGAAAAGGTGGGCTGCTCCACAGACAACACAGCCATCTTGGCCAACTGCCTGCGCAGCTCTGATCCCAAAACTTTGACACTGGCCTACCACCTGCAGCTGACCAACCTGCCCA tgcccCTGGTGCACACCCTTGCCCTCACTCCTGTTGTCGATGGGGATTTCCTCCCAGACATGCCAGAGAAGCTCTTTGCCAACGCTGCCGACATCGACTACCTGGCCGGGGTCAATAACATGGATGGGCACATCTTTGCCGGCGTGGATTTACCCGCCATCAACCGCCCGCTGGTGAAAATCACTGC GGAGCAGGTGTATGATTTGATCAAAGGCCTCACCGTGGACAGGGGCGAGGCCGGAGCCAACGCCACCTACAACATctacacacagagctggggtgACAAACCCAGTCAGGAGGTCATGAAGAAGACAGTGGTGGACCTGGTCACTGACTACATCTTCCTGATTCCCACACAGTGGGCACTGAACCTGCACCTGCAGAATGCCCA GAGTGGCAAGACCTACAGCTACGTGTTCTCCCAGCCGTCCCGCATGCCTGTCTACCCCAGCTGGGTCGGGGCAGACCATGCTGATGACCTGCAGTACGTGTTTGGGAAGCCCTTTGCCACCCCCCTGGGCTACCTGCCCAAGCACAGGACCGTCTCAAAGGCCATGATTGCTTACTGGACCAATTTTGCCAGGAGCGG TGATCCCAACAAAGGCCATTCGGACGTGCCCGTTTCCTGGCCAGCCTACAGCAACAAGGGCAAGTACTACCTGGATATCAACAACGAGATGAACAAAAACTCTGTGAAGCAGGACCTGAGATCTGAGTATGTTTCCTTCTGGAACTCGGTCTATCGGCAGCTGCCGCAGGTCGCCAACATCTCCCAGTCGGAGTTAATGTTCTGA
- the GFI1B gene encoding zinc finger protein Gfi-1b isoform X2 produces the protein MPRSFLVKSKKAHTYHQHRCVEDDLPVLTWGPVTSPFPATGDRTAEDIKKQDLECVVPRQEKDPPELKEESVPVQYLSRMLPGPSAQEMAMPGLQIKDCTNTASTPTFYKAGFSWDAFHVPYSYQQMSSSMQSALLEHPVSLYGSHLLPSTEPPLDYSLHYSSDMETFHCVKCNKVFSTPHGLEVHVRRSHSGTRPFACEVCGKTFGHAVSLEQHTNIHSQERSFECKMCGKTFKRSSTLSTHLLIHSDTRPYPCQYCGKRFHQKSDMKKHTYIHTGEKPHKCQVCGKAFSQSSNLITHSRKHTGFKPFSCELCAKGFQRKVDLRRHRETQHSLK, from the exons ATGCCACGTTCCTTTTTGGTGAAGAGCAAAAAAGCTCACACCTATCACCAGCACCGCTGTGTGGAAGATGACCTGCCAGTACTCACGTGGGGTCCGGtcacctctcccttccctg CCACAGGAGACAGGACAGCGGAGGACATCAAGAAACAGGACCTGGAATGTGTGGTTCCAAGACAAGAGAAGGACCCACctgaactgaaagaagaaagtgtccctgtccagTACCTGAGCAGGATGCTGCCAGGCCCTTCGGCTCAAG AGATGGCCATGCCAGGGCTGCAGATCAAGGACTGCACTAACACAGCGAGCACCCCAACCTTCTACAAAGCTGGCTTTTCCTGGGATGCTTTCCATGTGCCATACAGCTACCAGCAGATGTCTTCCAGCATGCagtcagctctcctggagcacCCCGTGAGCCTGTATGGGAGCCACCTCCTGCCAAGCACTGAGCCCCCCCTGGATTACAGCCTGCATTATTCCTCGGACATGGAGACCTTCCACTGCGTGAAGTGCAACAAG GTGTTCTCCACTCCCCACGGACTGGAGGTCCATGTCCGAAGGTCTCACAGCGGGACCCGTCCTTTTGCTTGTGAAGTGTGTGGCAAAACCTTTGGGCACGCTGtgagcctggagcagcacacCAACATTCACTCCCAG GAAAGAAGCTTTGAGTGCAAGATGTGCGGGAAGACATTCAAACGTTCCTCCACCCTCTCCACTCACCTCCTGATCCACTCGGACACACGGCCCTATCCCTGCCAGTACTGCGGGAAGCGCTTCCACCAGAAGTCGGACATGAAGAAGCACACGTACATCCACACAg gggAGAAGCCCCACAAATGCCAGGTGTGTGGCAAAGCCTTCAGCCAGAGCTCCAACCTGATCACCCACAGCCGCAAACACACCGGCTTCAAACCCTTCAGCTGCGAGCTCTGTGCCAAGGGCTTCCAGCGCAAGGTGGATCTCCGGAGGCACCGAGAGACCCAGCACAGCCTCAAGTGA